The following coding sequences are from one Nilaparvata lugens isolate BPH chromosome 4, ASM1435652v1, whole genome shotgun sequence window:
- the LOC111054584 gene encoding glucose dehydrogenase [FAD, quinone], with protein MQLSLRLAVCACLLVAGTSEPTTLLEAVVRFYKKLGLQYREDRFLGNKPILNEYDFIVVGAGPAGSAITNRLTEVPFWNVLLLEAGADDNFYTDIPLLSTYLWFSEYNWNYKTEPTRNACLGLKDQICPWPAGKGVGGGTIINAMIYTRGNKRDYDGWAAMGNDGWSYDEVLPYFKKSEHVTIPELLTSPYHGKQGPLNVEYPRFSTPLLGAFLEAGRELGYKWNDYNNPFSHIGFSKIQATVKDGKRVSASTAFLKPIRKRKNFHISQKSQVTRILIDPETKTAFGVEFFKKGRKRVVLARKEVIISAGAFNSPQLLMLSGIGHKSHLESLGIPVLQDLPVGDNLQEHLAMAGLAFLVNSTSATIARRIMSKLPYHLAQYLKSGDGPFTTLGCEGLGYVRTKYANLTGEDYPDIEYIFVPIGLNSDGGSSLRKTMGVTDYLYDSVYSEINHKDAWSIWPMQLYPYSRGTVRLGSRDPFRQPVITGGFLDDRRDLDTIVEGLKLVVELSETSAFKRFGSQLHRKPLPQCADLGFGSDEYWACSVRHITTQLHHQCGTCKMGPPGDPTAVVNPRLQVYGINNLRVADTSIMPTVPGAHTQAGAYMVGEKAADYVKETWLSQFPGKIY; from the coding sequence ATGCAGCTGAGCTTGCGATTGGCTGTCTGCGCCTGCCTGCTTGTGGCTGGCACGTCCGAGCCCACCACGCTCCTCGAAGCTGTCGTCAGGTTCTACAAGAAACTCGGCCTCCAGTATCGCGAGGACCGATTCCTGGGCAACAAACCAATCCTCAACGAATACGACTTCATAGTTGTAGGAGCAGGACCTGCAGGATCAGCAATCACCAACCGGTTAACCGAGGTACCCTTCTGGAACGTTCTTCTCCTAGAAGCTGGGGCGGATGACAACTTCTACACAGACATCCCACTACTCAGTACCTATTTGTGGTTTTCCGAGTACAACTGGAACTACAAAACTGAACCCACAAGGAACGCGTGTTTGGGGTTGAAGGATCAAATCTGTCCCTGGCCAGCGGGGAAAGGGGTGGGAGGGGGCACCATCATCAATGCCATGATCTATACACGAGGAAACAAACGAGACTATGATGGCTGGGCAGCTATGGGTAATGATGGTTGGAGCTATGATGAAGTCCTGCCTTACTTCAAGAAATCAGAACATGTGACAATACCAGAACTATTAACCTCACCCTACCATGGTAAACAAGGTCCACTGAACGTTGAATACCCCAGGTTCAGTACACCACTACTGGGAGCCTTCCTAGAGGCAGGGAGGGAGTTGGGCTACAAGTGGAATGACTACAACAACCCGTTCTCTCATATCGGTTTTTCCAAGATCCAGGCCACTGTCAAAGATGGGAAACGTGTGAGTGCCTCCACCGCCTTCTTGAAACCAATCAGGAAAAGGAAAAACTTCCACATAAGTCAGAAAAGTCAAGTGACTAGGATACTGATTGATCCTGAAACGAAAACTGCGTTTGGTGTCGAGTTTTTCAAGAAGGGTAGAAAAAGGGTGGTTCTAGCTAGAAAGGAGGTGATCATCAGTGCTGGTGCATTCAACTCTCCACAACTTCTGATGCTTTCTGGAATTGGTCACAAGTCTCATCTGGAATCCCTAGGTATCCCAGTTCTACAAGATCTACCAGTAGGTGACAATCTGCAAGAACATCTAGCAATGGCCGGTTTAGCATTTCTGGTGAACAGCACTTCAGCAACAATAGCCAGAAGAATCATGTCCAAACTACCATACCATTTGGCACAGTATTTGAAGAGCGGTGATGGTCCATTCACAACTTTGGGTTGTGAAGGTCTGGGGTATGTGAGAACCAAGTATGCAAACCTCACAGGTGAGGATTACCCCGACattgaatacatttttgttCCCATTGGACTGAATTCAGATGGTGGTAGTTCCTTGAGGAAAACCATGGGTGTGACTGACTACTTGTATGACAGTGTGTACTCTGAGATAAACCACAAGGATGCATGGAGTATCTGGCCGATGCAGTTGTATCCATACAGTAGAGGAACAGTGAGGTTGGGGAGCCGTGATCCCTTCAGACAACCTGTGATAACTGGAGGATTCCTGGACGACAGGAGAGATCTGGACACAATTGTTGAAGGACTGAAATTAGTAGTGGAGCTGTCGGAAACAAGTGCCTTCAAGAGATTTGGTTCTCAACTTCACCGGAAACCTCTCCCTCAATGTGCGGACCTTGGGTTTGGTTCCGATGAGTACTGGGCTTGCAGTGTGCGTCACATTACTACTCAACTGCATCATCAATGTGGGACTTGTAAGATGGGACCTCCGGGTGATCCTACCGCAGTGGTGAATCCTCGTCTCCAGGTTTATGGGATTAATAATCTCAGGGTAGCAGATACGTCAATCATGCCCACTGTACCTGGGGCGCATACCCAGGCTGGTGCCTATATGGTGGGTGAGAAAGCAGCCGACTACGTCAAGGAGACCTGGTTGAGTCAGTTTCCCGGCAAAATCTATTGA